In a genomic window of Rhizobium sp. N324:
- a CDS encoding ABC transporter permease, which produces MTQLFDIIASAGLWAAVLRIATPLIFGTLGALLCERAGVLNLGIEGIMTFGAMIGWLSVYHGADLWTGLLIAAVAGGIFGLLHASLTVTLGLSQHVSGLGVTLFASSFSYYVFRLIVPLANTPPTIVPFQPIAIPGLSTLPFIGPAFFTQTAPTYLAILIALLMAYIIFRTPVGLAIRMTGENPHAADAQGVNPMKVRYGAVIIGSALMGMGGAFLTLSAFNSFFPTMVQGRGWICIALVVFASWRPGRALFGALLFAFFDAFQLRLQTALSGLVPYQLFLMTPYILSVAALAIMARRARVPQALMQPYRRGER; this is translated from the coding sequence ATGACGCAGCTGTTCGATATCATCGCCTCCGCCGGGCTCTGGGCGGCAGTCCTGCGGATCGCCACGCCGCTGATTTTCGGCACGCTCGGCGCTTTGCTCTGCGAACGGGCCGGCGTGCTCAATCTCGGCATCGAAGGCATCATGACCTTCGGCGCGATGATCGGCTGGCTTTCCGTCTACCACGGCGCCGATCTGTGGACTGGCCTGTTGATCGCCGCGGTCGCCGGCGGCATCTTCGGCCTGCTGCATGCGTCGCTGACGGTGACGCTCGGCCTGTCCCAACATGTCTCCGGCCTCGGCGTCACGCTCTTTGCTTCCAGTTTCAGCTACTATGTCTTCCGGTTGATCGTGCCGCTCGCCAATACGCCGCCCACCATCGTGCCGTTTCAGCCGATCGCCATCCCCGGTCTCTCGACGCTGCCGTTCATCGGCCCGGCCTTCTTTACGCAGACGGCGCCGACCTATCTTGCGATCCTTATCGCCCTGCTGATGGCCTACATCATCTTCCGCACTCCCGTGGGGCTCGCAATCCGCATGACCGGTGAAAATCCGCATGCAGCCGACGCCCAGGGCGTCAATCCGATGAAGGTGCGATACGGCGCGGTCATCATCGGCAGCGCGCTGATGGGAATGGGCGGCGCTTTCCTGACATTGTCGGCGTTCAACAGCTTTTTCCCGACCATGGTGCAGGGGCGCGGCTGGATCTGCATCGCGCTTGTTGTGTTCGCCTCCTGGCGGCCGGGCCGCGCGCTGTTCGGGGCGCTGCTCTTCGCCTTCTTCGATGCCTTTCAGCTTCGGCTGCAAACGGCGCTGAGCGGGCTCGTGCCCTATCAGCTTTTCCTGATGACGCCCTATATCCTTTCCGTTGCCGCTCTTGCCATCATGGCCCGCCGCGCCCGCGTCCCGCAGGCGCTGATGCAGCCCTATCGTCGCGGCGAGCGGTGA
- a CDS encoding phosphatidate cytidylyltransferase: MTSLFSIVLAAILGLLAVASTIGFILQRRATEPGSVATVQNLNARIRSWWIMVAVFGGAILLGDTAVVILFAFLSFMALREFWTLTPSRRGDHLALFLSFFVVLPLHYVLLGTLWYGLFSIFIPVYAFLILPAVATLTGDVNEFLARTARVQWGLMLTVYSISHAPALLMLETGTPPALLLVYLVIVVQLSDVFQYVWGKLLGKHRFSPNISPSKTLEGLIGGGASAILVGTLLYRLTPFSPLQAAAVSTVIVVAGFFGGFVLSAIKRDLNAKDWGYVIEGHGGVLDRLDSITFAAPLFFHIVRYWFTA, encoded by the coding sequence ATGACCAGCCTTTTTTCGATCGTCCTTGCCGCGATCCTCGGCCTGCTCGCCGTCGCCTCCACCATCGGTTTCATCCTGCAGCGGCGCGCGACCGAACCCGGTTCTGTCGCCACCGTCCAGAACCTCAATGCGCGCATCCGCTCCTGGTGGATCATGGTCGCGGTCTTCGGCGGCGCGATCCTGCTCGGCGATACCGCGGTGGTCATCCTGTTCGCATTCCTGTCCTTCATGGCGCTGCGCGAATTCTGGACGCTGACGCCATCACGGCGCGGCGATCACCTGGCACTGTTCCTGTCCTTCTTCGTCGTCCTGCCGCTGCACTATGTGCTGCTCGGAACGCTATGGTACGGCCTCTTTTCCATCTTCATCCCGGTCTATGCCTTCCTGATACTGCCGGCGGTGGCGACGCTGACCGGCGACGTCAACGAGTTCCTGGCGCGGACCGCGAGGGTGCAATGGGGACTGATGCTGACGGTTTATTCGATCAGCCATGCGCCCGCACTGCTGATGCTTGAGACCGGAACGCCGCCGGCGCTTCTTCTCGTCTACCTCGTCATCGTCGTGCAGCTCAGCGACGTCTTCCAGTACGTGTGGGGCAAGCTTCTCGGAAAACATCGTTTCTCGCCGAATATCAGCCCATCGAAGACCCTCGAAGGCCTGATCGGCGGCGGCGCCTCGGCCATCCTCGTCGGAACGCTGCTCTATCGCCTGACGCCGTTCTCACCCCTGCAGGCGGCTGCCGTCAGCACGGTTATCGTCGTCGCCGGCTTCTTCGGCGGCTTCGTGCTCTCGGCCATCAAGCGCGATCTCAACGCCAAGGACTGGGGTTATGTGATCGAGGGCCATGGCGGCGTGCTCGATCGTCTCGACTCCATCACCTTCGCCGCGCCGCTGTTCTTCCATATCGTCCGCTACTGGTTCACCGCCTGA
- a CDS encoding BMP family protein: MTKDILISRRAMIASGIALGVSSFAPLARAAAPLKVAGIHASPVENAWNSCLHKALQDAAKEGVIEYVFSEGVSGTDYPRAMREYAEQGNKLIIGEAYAVEKEARQVAADYPETAFVLGSSGEQAGDNFGVFGTWNHDGAYLAGMLAGKMTKSNVVGSVGAIPIPEVNMLINAFAAGVKAVNPDAKHLVSFIGTFFDPPKAREAGLAQIDAGADILFGERIGTADAAKERGIKSVGSLVDYTPRYPDTVFANAMWYFRPILNAAIADVAAGKPVGRNYTSYGLMKEGGSDIVFVKGVAPAEAEAAMEAKRAEIKAGTFEVPKMMEEPK; the protein is encoded by the coding sequence ATGACCAAAGACATCCTGATTTCACGACGGGCAATGATCGCATCGGGCATTGCGCTCGGAGTGAGCAGCTTCGCCCCGCTCGCAAGGGCCGCCGCCCCGCTGAAAGTTGCCGGCATTCATGCCTCGCCGGTTGAAAACGCCTGGAATTCCTGTCTTCACAAGGCCCTTCAGGACGCTGCCAAGGAAGGCGTCATCGAATATGTCTTTTCCGAAGGTGTCTCCGGCACCGACTATCCGCGCGCCATGCGCGAATATGCCGAACAGGGTAACAAGCTGATCATCGGCGAAGCCTATGCGGTGGAGAAGGAGGCCCGGCAGGTCGCGGCCGACTATCCCGAGACCGCCTTCGTGCTGGGTTCGAGCGGCGAGCAGGCCGGCGACAATTTCGGCGTCTTCGGCACATGGAATCATGACGGCGCCTATCTGGCCGGCATGCTTGCGGGCAAGATGACCAAGTCGAACGTCGTCGGTTCGGTCGGCGCCATTCCGATCCCCGAGGTCAACATGCTGATCAATGCCTTTGCCGCGGGCGTCAAGGCTGTCAATCCCGACGCAAAGCACCTCGTCTCGTTCATCGGTACCTTCTTCGACCCGCCGAAGGCCCGCGAGGCCGGCCTCGCCCAGATCGACGCCGGCGCCGATATCCTGTTCGGCGAGCGCATCGGCACGGCCGATGCCGCCAAGGAACGCGGCATCAAGTCGGTCGGTTCGCTGGTCGATTATACGCCGCGCTATCCCGATACGGTGTTTGCCAACGCCATGTGGTATTTCCGCCCGATCCTCAATGCCGCGATCGCCGATGTCGCCGCCGGCAAACCGGTCGGCAGGAACTACACGTCCTACGGCCTGATGAAGGAAGGCGGCAGCGATATCGTCTTCGTCAAGGGCGTGGCGCCTGCCGAGGCTGAGGCCGCGATGGAGGCCAAGCGGGCGGAGATCAAGGCCGGCACCTTCGAAGTTCCGAAGATGATGGAAGAGCCGAAGTAG
- a CDS encoding amidohydrolase family protein, which produces MFDLIVRNANLPDGRTGIDIGIEGDRITAVERNLQAQAPEEIDATGRLASPPFVDPHFHMDATLSLGLPRMNVSGTLLEGIALWGELRPIVTKEELVDRALRYCDLAVTQGLLFIRSHVDTSDPRLVTVEAMIEVREKVAPYIDLQLVAFPQDGYYRSPGAIDALNRALDMGVDIVGGIPHFERTMGEGTASVEALCRIAADRGLPVDMHCDETDDPLSRHIEMLAAQTIRFGLQGRVAGSHLTSMHSMDNYYVSKLIPLMAEAEINVIPNPLINIMLQGRHDTYPKRRGMTRVRELMDAGLNVSFGHDCVMDPWYSMGSGDMLEVGHMAIHVAQMAGIDDKKRIFDALTVNSARTMGIAAYGLEKGCNADLVILQASDALEALRLKPNRLAVIRRGKVIARSAPRIGELFLDGRPTRIDGGRDYVPHY; this is translated from the coding sequence ATGTTCGATCTCATCGTCAGAAACGCAAATCTCCCCGATGGCCGAACCGGCATCGACATCGGCATCGAGGGCGACAGGATCACTGCCGTCGAGCGCAATCTGCAGGCGCAGGCGCCGGAGGAAATCGACGCAACCGGCAGGCTGGCCAGCCCGCCTTTCGTCGATCCGCATTTTCACATGGACGCCACGCTATCGCTCGGCCTGCCGCGGATGAACGTGTCGGGTACACTGCTGGAAGGCATCGCGCTCTGGGGGGAGCTGCGCCCCATTGTGACGAAGGAGGAACTGGTCGACCGCGCGCTGCGCTACTGCGATCTCGCGGTCACGCAGGGCCTGCTTTTCATCCGCAGCCATGTCGATACGAGTGATCCCAGACTGGTGACCGTCGAGGCGATGATCGAAGTCCGCGAAAAGGTCGCGCCCTATATCGATCTGCAACTGGTCGCCTTCCCGCAGGATGGTTATTACCGCTCGCCGGGCGCGATCGATGCGCTCAACCGCGCCCTCGACATGGGCGTCGATATCGTCGGCGGCATCCCCCATTTCGAGCGGACGATGGGCGAAGGCACGGCGTCAGTCGAGGCGCTCTGCCGCATCGCCGCCGATCGCGGTCTGCCGGTGGACATGCATTGCGATGAAACCGACGATCCGCTCTCGCGCCACATCGAGATGCTGGCCGCGCAAACCATCCGCTTCGGCCTGCAGGGACGTGTCGCCGGCTCGCATCTGACCTCGATGCATTCGATGGACAATTACTATGTTTCCAAGCTCATCCCGCTGATGGCGGAGGCGGAGATCAACGTGATTCCCAATCCGCTGATCAACATCATGCTGCAGGGCCGGCACGATACCTATCCGAAACGCCGCGGCATGACCCGGGTCCGCGAGCTGATGGATGCCGGGCTGAATGTCTCCTTCGGGCACGATTGCGTCATGGACCCCTGGTATTCGATGGGATCGGGCGACATGCTGGAGGTCGGCCACATGGCGATCCATGTCGCCCAGATGGCCGGTATCGACGACAAGAAGAGGATCTTCGACGCGCTGACCGTCAATTCGGCGAGGACGATGGGGATTGCCGCCTATGGCTTGGAGAAGGGATGCAATGCCGACCTCGTCATCCTCCAGGCAAGCGACGCGCTGGAGGCGTTGCGGCTGAAGCCGAACCGGCTGGCGGTAATCCGCCGCGGCAAGGTCATCGCCCGCTCGGCGCCGCGCATCGGCGAGCTTTTCCTGGACGGGCGCCCGACGCGGATCGACGGCGGTCGGGATTACGTGCCTCATTATTGA
- a CDS encoding amidase produces the protein MQGDATELAAAIRHGSLSAAEAMQISLEAAARHEPLGAIAYLDGAMGLAAAQACDRERQSAPEHFSARPFAGVPTLAKDLGGPFRGLPVTAGSRLFERKGGGADSDLASRFRDAGFCLFGLTTSPEFGLSLASEPAIGPVCRNPLDPARTAGGSSGGAAAAVAAGIVAIAHATDAGGSIRVPAACCGLVGMKPTRGAIPGGPSFGNHLAGIASELAVCRSVRDTALIFDRLSGNARGPVPNSSPIDFDTGRLRIGLLTDTGPAHPTEGDRLAAVADAARALEKDGHVIVPLAWADFEWSVAASSRAFADIVSVNLAALIETAALEESKAEPLTQAFAMRGRALSAARLWHTLNDAVLVSHAVWGLFDTVDCILMPMLASAPLAIGSFPSDHADTDLHLERMTAFAPLACLANVSGFPALTLPFGEDEHAMPLPVQLMMPMGHEPGLLSLAARLEAEGRWQHRFPVAGLLS, from the coding sequence ATGCAGGGCGATGCGACGGAACTGGCGGCAGCGATCAGGCATGGCAGTCTGAGCGCTGCAGAAGCGATGCAGATCTCCCTCGAGGCTGCCGCGCGGCATGAGCCGCTCGGCGCGATCGCCTATCTCGACGGCGCCATGGGTCTCGCCGCGGCGCAGGCCTGCGACCGGGAGCGGCAGAGCGCGCCCGAGCATTTCTCGGCGCGACCCTTTGCCGGCGTGCCCACCTTGGCGAAGGATCTTGGCGGTCCCTTCCGCGGACTGCCGGTAACGGCCGGTTCCCGCCTCTTCGAGAGAAAGGGCGGCGGAGCCGACTCCGATCTCGCTTCGCGGTTCCGCGACGCCGGCTTCTGTCTGTTCGGCCTGACGACGAGCCCGGAATTCGGCCTTTCGCTCGCCAGCGAACCGGCAATCGGGCCTGTCTGCCGCAACCCGCTCGATCCGGCCCGCACCGCCGGCGGCTCGTCCGGCGGTGCGGCGGCAGCGGTTGCCGCCGGAATCGTGGCGATTGCCCATGCCACCGATGCCGGCGGCTCGATCCGCGTGCCCGCCGCCTGCTGCGGCCTTGTCGGAATGAAGCCGACCCGCGGCGCTATCCCCGGCGGACCATCTTTCGGCAATCATCTTGCCGGCATCGCGAGCGAACTGGCGGTCTGCCGCTCGGTGCGGGATACGGCGCTGATTTTTGACCGGCTGAGCGGCAATGCACGTGGACCCGTCCCGAATTCCTCTCCCATCGATTTCGACACCGGCCGTTTGCGGATCGGCCTGTTGACCGACACCGGACCGGCCCACCCGACCGAGGGTGATCGCCTTGCGGCCGTCGCGGACGCGGCACGTGCGCTCGAGAAGGACGGGCACGTCATCGTTCCATTGGCCTGGGCCGACTTCGAATGGAGCGTCGCCGCCAGCAGCCGTGCCTTTGCCGATATCGTCTCCGTCAACCTCGCAGCCCTCATCGAGACGGCAGCGCTTGAAGAAAGCAAGGCCGAGCCTCTCACACAGGCTTTTGCGATGCGCGGACGGGCGCTTTCAGCCGCCAGGCTCTGGCATACGCTGAACGATGCAGTTCTGGTGAGCCATGCGGTCTGGGGGCTGTTCGATACGGTCGATTGCATCCTGATGCCGATGCTCGCCTCCGCGCCGCTTGCGATCGGCTCGTTTCCGTCCGATCATGCCGACACCGATCTGCATCTGGAGCGAATGACCGCGTTTGCGCCGCTTGCCTGCCTTGCCAATGTTTCGGGTTTTCCTGCTTTGACGCTGCCTTTCGGAGAGGATGAGCATGCCATGCCGCTGCCGGTGCAGCTCATGATGCCGATGGGTCACGAGCCGGGGCTTCTGTCGCTGGCGGCACGCCTGGAGGCGGAGGGGCGATGGCAGCACCGTTTTCCGGTGGCGGGGTTGCTGTCATGA
- a CDS encoding lysophospholipid acyltransferase family protein: MTALVRRLLVLFVRIMVGARSEWRGCTPDTRRRIYFANHNSHVDTVAVMAALPYQVRRLTHPVAARDYWGTSAFRRFIAEKGLRAVLIDRKPLPDSNPLEPLERLLEEGRSILIFPEGTRSSTDEIAPFRSGIYRLACRFPDVDLVPIHLDNLQRILPKGSMLIVPITCTARFGKPLRVEPGEGKDAFLARARAAIIELADGGRTA, translated from the coding sequence ATGACCGCGCTTGTCCGTCGCCTCCTTGTATTGTTCGTCCGTATCATGGTCGGCGCCCGAAGCGAGTGGCGGGGCTGCACGCCCGACACGCGCCGCCGCATCTATTTCGCCAATCACAACAGCCATGTCGATACGGTGGCCGTCATGGCCGCCCTGCCGTATCAGGTGCGGCGGCTGACCCATCCGGTTGCGGCGCGAGACTATTGGGGTACGAGCGCCTTTCGCCGTTTCATCGCGGAGAAGGGCCTTCGCGCCGTCCTGATCGACCGCAAGCCTCTGCCGGACAGCAACCCGCTGGAGCCGCTCGAGCGCCTGCTCGAGGAAGGGCGTTCGATCCTGATTTTTCCCGAGGGAACGAGAAGCTCTACCGATGAGATCGCCCCGTTCCGCAGCGGCATCTATCGCCTTGCCTGCCGCTTCCCCGATGTCGATCTTGTGCCGATCCATCTCGACAATCTGCAGCGCATCCTGCCCAAGGGAAGCATGCTGATCGTACCGATCACCTGCACGGCGCGCTTCGGCAAGCCGCTGCGCGTCGAACCGGGCGAAGGCAAGGACGCCTTCCTGGCCCGCGCCCGCGCCGCGATCATCGAGCTGGCAGACGGAGGGCGCACCGCATGA
- a CDS encoding ABC transporter permease yields the protein MRFERREHRPFYLLIATPVIAIIAALALAGILISIAGAPVLDAYWRILTGAFGSRLSATETLTRATPLMLTGLAAAVAFRARLWNIGAEGQFYLGAIAVAAASSKLLGNLPAPILIPLLLLVGAIAGMVLILLPLWLRLRFSVDEVVTSLLMNFIAVLFVSMLIDGVLKDPLAFGWPQSQSVSDHAMLPKLIARSRLHIGFAIAIALAIVVHFIQSRTVFGMQSRAAGLNPAGAVFAGVPLGRTLVKVACLSGGLAGLAGAIEVMGVKGYVTTDLSPGFGYAGIVVAMLANLNPLGVVFAAIFTATMFVGADGMSRGLGIPTYIADVTVALSLLTMLIALFFTQYRIRR from the coding sequence ATGCGATTTGAGCGCCGCGAGCACCGCCCGTTTTACCTGCTGATCGCCACACCCGTCATCGCCATCATCGCGGCACTCGCGCTGGCCGGCATCCTGATCTCGATCGCCGGCGCGCCTGTTCTGGACGCCTATTGGCGCATCCTGACGGGCGCCTTCGGCTCGCGGCTTTCGGCGACCGAAACATTGACGCGGGCAACGCCGCTGATGCTGACCGGACTTGCCGCCGCCGTCGCCTTCCGGGCGCGGCTCTGGAATATCGGCGCCGAGGGCCAGTTCTATCTCGGCGCCATCGCCGTTGCGGCGGCAAGCTCGAAGCTGCTCGGCAATCTTCCGGCACCCATTCTCATTCCGCTGCTGCTGCTGGTCGGTGCGATCGCCGGCATGGTGCTGATTTTGCTTCCGCTGTGGCTGAGACTGCGCTTTTCCGTCGATGAGGTCGTCACCAGCCTCCTGATGAATTTCATCGCCGTGCTTTTCGTCTCGATGCTGATCGACGGCGTCCTCAAGGATCCGCTCGCCTTCGGCTGGCCCCAGTCGCAATCCGTCAGCGATCATGCCATGCTGCCGAAGCTGATCGCCCGTTCGCGCCTGCATATCGGTTTTGCGATCGCGATCGCCCTGGCGATCGTCGTTCACTTCATCCAGTCCCGCACCGTGTTTGGCATGCAGTCGCGCGCCGCCGGCCTCAATCCTGCCGGTGCGGTTTTTGCTGGTGTGCCGCTCGGAAGAACATTGGTGAAGGTTGCCTGTCTCTCCGGTGGGCTTGCAGGGCTTGCGGGAGCGATCGAGGTGATGGGCGTCAAGGGGTACGTGACGACCGACCTGTCGCCCGGTTTCGGCTACGCCGGCATCGTGGTGGCGATGCTTGCCAATCTCAATCCGCTCGGTGTCGTCTTCGCCGCCATTTTCACGGCCACGATGTTCGTCGGCGCCGACGGCATGAGCCGGGGCCTCGGCATCCCGACCTATATTGCCGACGTCACGGTGGCGCTGTCGCTGCTGACGATGCTGATCGCATTGTTCTTCACCCAATACAGGATAAGGCGATGA
- a CDS encoding ribonuclease activity regulator RraA, with protein MALDAQAIAILNTVSTATLTTVLLKKGLRNVWIRGAVPLKPGQPRIVGPAFTLRFVPAREDLATPASWASPISTRAAIEAMPEGCVAVVDAMGVTDAGIFGDILCARMQKRGVAALVTDGVVRDLAGVLDSHLPVWCRGVAAPPSVAGLTFVAWQQPIGCGGVAVFPDDIIVVDQDGAVLIPADLLGTVLDEAPEQERMEAWIMTRIDEGVPLPGLYPMNADARALYEASKK; from the coding sequence ATGGCTCTCGACGCTCAAGCGATAGCAATCCTCAACACCGTCTCGACGGCGACCCTGACGACCGTTCTTCTGAAGAAGGGACTGCGGAACGTCTGGATTCGCGGCGCCGTTCCGTTGAAGCCCGGCCAGCCGCGCATCGTCGGCCCGGCCTTCACCCTGCGCTTCGTCCCGGCCCGTGAAGATCTGGCGACACCCGCCTCCTGGGCCTCGCCGATCTCGACACGTGCCGCAATCGAGGCGATGCCTGAAGGTTGCGTTGCGGTCGTCGATGCGATGGGTGTAACCGATGCCGGCATTTTCGGCGATATCCTCTGCGCCCGCATGCAGAAGCGCGGTGTCGCGGCCCTCGTCACCGACGGCGTCGTGCGCGACCTCGCCGGTGTGCTCGACAGCCACCTGCCGGTCTGGTGCCGCGGCGTCGCAGCCCCGCCTTCGGTCGCCGGCCTTACATTCGTCGCCTGGCAGCAGCCGATCGGCTGTGGCGGCGTCGCGGTCTTCCCCGATGACATCATCGTCGTCGACCAGGACGGCGCGGTGCTGATCCCGGCCGATCTGCTCGGCACCGTGCTCGATGAAGCGCCGGAACAGGAGCGCATGGAAGCCTGGATCATGACCAGGATCGATGAAGGCGTGCCGCTGCCCGGCCTCTATCCGATGAACGCCGACGCCAGGGCGCTCTATGAGGCTTCGAAGAAATAG
- a CDS encoding ABC transporter ATP-binding protein: MTGPVLEIVGVSKRFGANLANDDISMTLVRGEVVALLGENGAGKTTLMSMLFGHYVPDAGRILIDGAELPQGKPRAAIRAGVGMVHQHFSLAPNLTVLENVMTGTEGLWSWRSATSQARKKLLAISERFGLQVDPDARLGDLSVGEQQRVEILKALYNDARILILDEPTAVLTNIEAERLFTTLKEMARQGLSLIFISHKLDEVMAAADRIVVLRAGRMVAERRAWETSKAELAELMVGHRVTRPVRQPSPPGAVALEASGVTVRTGGIERLKSISFRLHQGEILGIIGVSGNGQAALAHLLSGTLARSSGDLRLFGEVVGNLGVADVVDAGIGRIPEDRNHEGVIGEMAIWENAVLERIASPAFSRHGLVNRKAGITFAREIIDGFDVRGGGPTIRTRLLSGGNMQKLILGRSLYRRPRILIAAQPARGLDEGAVAAVHARLLEARRQGTAVLLISEDLDEVIALADRIQAIVGGRLSPPIDADGADARRLGLMMAGEWQETRGADHAI; encoded by the coding sequence ATGACCGGGCCTGTTCTCGAGATTGTCGGCGTCAGCAAACGTTTCGGCGCCAATCTCGCCAATGACGATATTTCCATGACGCTGGTCAGGGGCGAGGTCGTCGCCCTGCTCGGTGAGAACGGCGCGGGCAAGACCACGCTGATGAGCATGCTTTTCGGCCACTATGTGCCGGATGCCGGCCGAATTCTGATCGACGGCGCCGAGCTGCCGCAGGGCAAGCCGCGCGCGGCGATCCGCGCCGGCGTCGGCATGGTGCATCAGCATTTCTCGCTCGCGCCCAATCTGACCGTTCTCGAAAACGTCATGACCGGCACGGAAGGCCTTTGGTCCTGGCGCTCGGCAACATCCCAGGCGCGCAAGAAACTCCTGGCGATTTCGGAGCGCTTCGGCCTGCAGGTCGATCCGGATGCCCGTCTTGGCGACCTTTCGGTCGGCGAGCAGCAGAGAGTGGAAATCCTCAAGGCGCTTTACAACGATGCCCGCATCCTGATCCTCGATGAGCCGACGGCGGTGCTGACCAACATCGAAGCCGAGCGGCTGTTCACGACGCTGAAGGAAATGGCCCGCCAGGGCCTGTCGCTGATCTTCATCTCGCACAAGCTCGACGAGGTGATGGCGGCGGCAGACCGCATCGTCGTGTTGCGTGCTGGCAGGATGGTCGCCGAGCGCAGGGCATGGGAAACCAGCAAGGCGGAACTCGCCGAGCTGATGGTCGGGCATCGCGTAACGCGGCCCGTTCGCCAACCGTCGCCCCCCGGCGCCGTTGCACTCGAGGCTTCAGGCGTGACCGTGCGAACCGGCGGTATCGAGCGTCTGAAATCGATCAGCTTCCGGCTGCACCAGGGAGAGATCCTCGGCATTATCGGCGTTTCCGGCAACGGCCAGGCGGCGTTGGCGCATCTTCTTTCCGGCACGCTGGCGCGCAGCAGCGGCGATCTCAGGCTGTTCGGCGAAGTGGTCGGCAATCTTGGCGTCGCCGATGTTGTCGACGCCGGCATCGGCCGCATTCCCGAGGACCGCAACCACGAGGGCGTGATCGGCGAAATGGCGATCTGGGAAAACGCCGTGCTGGAGCGCATCGCCTCGCCGGCCTTCTCGCGCCACGGCCTCGTCAACCGCAAGGCCGGCATAACCTTCGCGCGCGAGATTATCGACGGCTTCGACGTTCGCGGCGGCGGTCCGACGATCCGCACACGGCTGCTGTCTGGCGGCAATATGCAAAAGCTCATTCTCGGGCGCAGCCTCTATCGCCGGCCGCGCATTCTGATTGCGGCCCAGCCTGCCCGCGGCCTCGACGAAGGGGCGGTTGCCGCCGTGCATGCGCGCCTGCTCGAAGCCCGCCGGCAGGGAACTGCGGTGCTGCTGATCTCGGAGGATCTCGACGAGGTGATCGCGCTCGCAGACCGCATACAGGCAATCGTCGGCGGCCGGCTGTCGCCGCCCATTGATGCCGATGGCGCCGACGCCCGCAGGCTGGGGCTGATGATGGCCGGGGAATGGCAAGAGACGCGCGGGGCCGATCATGCGATTTGA
- a CDS encoding CDP-alcohol phosphatidyltransferase family protein, producing MGEEEDASRRPIASRSSSWAIGMSAWLARTGVTPNGISLFSILFAGIGAALILLTTHPIAMIGAAFSVQLRLVCNLLDGMVAIEGGKKTRSGPIYNEFPDRIADSLLLVAAGYACGFPSLGWLSALLAALTAYIRVFGGSVGLAQDFSGIMAKQRRMAVLTAGLVAQSIETLVSASHWSLILSSAIIAAGSLVTCITRTITLSHSLERL from the coding sequence ATGGGTGAAGAAGAGGACGCCTCGCGGCGGCCGATCGCGAGCCGGTCGTCGTCCTGGGCGATCGGCATGAGCGCATGGCTGGCGCGCACCGGTGTGACGCCGAACGGCATTTCGCTTTTTTCGATCCTGTTTGCCGGCATCGGCGCGGCGCTGATCCTGCTCACGACCCATCCGATCGCCATGATCGGCGCAGCGTTCTCGGTGCAGCTGCGGCTCGTCTGCAATCTGCTTGACGGCATGGTCGCGATCGAAGGCGGAAAGAAAACCAGAAGCGGGCCGATCTACAACGAGTTCCCCGACCGGATTGCCGACAGTCTGCTGCTCGTCGCGGCCGGTTATGCCTGCGGCTTTCCCTCGCTCGGCTGGCTGTCCGCGCTGCTTGCCGCACTCACCGCCTATATCAGGGTCTTCGGCGGATCGGTCGGCCTCGCCCAGGACTTCAGCGGCATCATGGCCAAGCAGCGCCGCATGGCGGTGCTGACGGCCGGCCTCGTTGCCCAGAGCATCGAGACGCTGGTGTCCGCCAGCCATTGGTCGCTGATCCTGAGCTCAGCCATCATCGCCGCCGGCAGCCTCGTCACCTGCATCACCCGTACGATAACGCTTTCCCATTCGCTGGAGAGACTATGA